A stretch of Synechococcus sp. MIT S9220 DNA encodes these proteins:
- a CDS encoding DUF2127 domain-containing protein has translation MAQIAGQGRLLVRLIVIKKLLLAGALFAISLAAVFGDVHYAELSDFAETWGNADRQFLSSLAAKGTLLGPTRLMRLALVSGLYAALILVAAWATWVGRRWGEWLLVGVLGLALPLELADALHEQSPRTWVVLGLTVIGLVLTTRLALSSERSP, from the coding sequence ATGGCACAGATCGCCGGACAAGGGCGCTTGCTGGTTCGCTTAATTGTGATCAAGAAGCTGCTGCTCGCCGGGGCTCTGTTCGCGATCAGCCTGGCCGCCGTGTTTGGTGATGTTCATTACGCCGAACTCTCTGATTTCGCCGAAACCTGGGGGAATGCGGACCGTCAATTCCTTTCTTCGCTGGCAGCGAAGGGAACCCTGCTGGGCCCAACACGTCTGATGCGTCTGGCCTTGGTTTCGGGGCTCTACGCCGCTTTGATCCTTGTAGCGGCCTGGGCCACCTGGGTTGGACGCCGCTGGGGCGAGTGGTTGCTTGTCGGGGTGCTCGGTCTCGCTCTGCCTCTGGAACTTGCGGATGCCCTGCATGAACAAAGCCCCAGAACATGGGTTGTTCTGGGGCTCACTGTGATTGGTCTTGTGTTGACAACCCGTCTGGCGCTGAGCTCGGAGCGGAGCCCGTGA
- a CDS encoding YebC/PmpR family DNA-binding transcriptional regulator — protein MAGHSKWSQIKRTKAVVDAKRGAVFTRIGREITVAARQGSDPDGNFQLRTAIVKAKAAGVPASNIERAIAKGSGKAGDTQQLESIRYEGYGPGGVAVLVEALSDNRNRTAAAVRLAFSKHGGHLGESGCVSYLFQHRSEVTLQDPVIDEEALLECLLNLEADGYELRSGEEALIHGPFEALESLQNGLRDQGWGVLEWSHCWHPLTQVRPDNEDNIQQCLKLLDALEDLDDICNVSANLELKNELRDELSE, from the coding sequence ATGGCAGGCCACAGCAAATGGTCCCAGATCAAACGCACCAAGGCGGTGGTGGATGCCAAGCGAGGTGCTGTGTTCACCCGGATCGGACGCGAAATCACGGTGGCTGCACGCCAGGGCAGTGACCCCGATGGCAACTTCCAGCTGCGCACCGCGATCGTCAAGGCCAAGGCCGCTGGCGTACCAGCGAGCAATATCGAACGTGCCATCGCCAAAGGCTCTGGCAAGGCTGGTGACACGCAACAGCTTGAATCAATCCGCTACGAGGGTTATGGCCCGGGCGGAGTGGCTGTGTTGGTGGAGGCACTGAGCGACAACCGCAACCGCACAGCAGCGGCTGTGCGGTTGGCGTTCAGCAAACACGGCGGCCACCTCGGTGAAAGCGGATGCGTGAGTTATCTCTTCCAGCACCGCAGTGAAGTAACCCTCCAGGACCCAGTCATTGATGAGGAGGCATTACTGGAATGCCTGCTCAATCTGGAGGCCGATGGTTATGAACTCAGAAGCGGCGAAGAGGCCTTGATCCATGGTCCCTTTGAAGCACTCGAATCCCTCCAGAACGGACTCCGCGATCAAGGCTGGGGAGTCTTGGAATGGTCACACTGCTGGCACCCTCTCACTCAGGTGAGACCGGACAATGAAGACAACATCCAACAGTGTCTGAAGTTGCTGGATGCCTTGGAGGACCTCGACGACATCTGCAATGTCAGCGCGAACCTCGAATTGAAGAACGAACTGAGGGATGAGCTGAGCGAGTGA
- the rplU gene encoding 50S ribosomal protein L21: MAETSSTTSAAPETGSYAIVEASGQQFWLQANRYYDLDRLNAEVDATVTLDNVLLVKDSKGTTLGKPYVKDASVELKVMAHRRGPKVIVYKMRPKKKTRRKNGHRQELTRVMVQSISVSGKAIS; this comes from the coding sequence ATGGCCGAAACCAGCTCCACAACCTCTGCAGCTCCCGAAACAGGGTCTTACGCGATCGTCGAGGCCTCCGGTCAGCAGTTCTGGCTGCAGGCCAATCGTTACTACGATCTCGACCGGCTCAATGCTGAGGTCGACGCAACCGTCACCCTCGACAACGTTCTTTTGGTGAAGGATTCCAAGGGCACAACTCTTGGCAAGCCTTATGTCAAGGACGCCAGTGTTGAGCTGAAGGTGATGGCGCACCGCCGCGGCCCCAAGGTGATCGTTTACAAAATGCGCCCCAAAAAGAAGACCCGTCGCAAGAATGGTCATCGTCAGGAGCTGACCAGAGTCATGGTTCAGTCGATTTCCGTCAGTGGCAAAGCCATCAGCTGA
- a CDS encoding circadian clock protein KaiA gives MARPALTIALLLQTRDLVEVCCQWLPVNRYSPVDLGAVESGQGVVELLSRQREAVDAVVIEQCLLDDKTREALSSEGLLFPAVVVGELMGRVDYHPEELHLPGDQLEQLGYNVDASISRFLRQGQKDARPEDGAEQNAMPAMEGSAWKLSSRLQERLGYLGVFYKRDPSRFLANLPPDEQRDLVQSLQRTYRDLLISYFRDPAAANQALESFVNTAFFGDLPITRAVEIHMNLIDDFWKQLRLEGHKNDFLQDYRLALLDVMAHLCEMYRRSIPPEVSLTPAAGERRVLTDPEVAP, from the coding sequence ATGGCTCGTCCGGCACTCACGATCGCTTTGCTGCTTCAAACGAGAGATCTCGTTGAGGTCTGTTGCCAATGGCTGCCGGTGAATCGCTACTCACCCGTGGATCTCGGTGCCGTCGAATCTGGTCAGGGTGTTGTGGAACTGCTTTCCCGCCAGCGCGAAGCGGTGGATGCCGTTGTCATTGAGCAGTGCTTGCTGGACGACAAGACCCGTGAAGCCCTCAGCAGCGAGGGTTTGTTGTTCCCCGCCGTGGTGGTGGGTGAGTTGATGGGTCGCGTGGATTACCACCCTGAAGAGCTCCATCTGCCTGGAGATCAGCTGGAGCAGCTTGGGTACAACGTTGATGCTTCCATTTCACGCTTCCTGCGCCAGGGCCAAAAGGATGCCAGGCCCGAAGACGGTGCTGAACAGAACGCCATGCCTGCGATGGAAGGCAGTGCCTGGAAGCTGTCCAGTCGTCTGCAGGAGCGCCTCGGCTATCTGGGCGTCTTCTACAAGCGAGACCCCTCGCGCTTTCTTGCCAATCTGCCTCCTGATGAGCAGCGGGACCTTGTTCAGTCGCTGCAGCGCACTTACCGGGACCTGTTGATCAGCTACTTCAGGGATCCGGCTGCGGCCAACCAGGCACTGGAGAGTTTCGTGAACACAGCCTTTTTCGGTGATCTGCCCATCACCCGAGCTGTGGAGATCCACATGAATCTCATTGACGACTTCTGGAAGCAGCTCAGACTTGAAGGGCATAAAAACGATTTTCTTCAGGACTATCGCCTCGCTCTGCTCGATGTCATGGCTCACCTCTGCGAGATGTATCGACGTTCGATCCCTCCTGAGGTCTCCCTGACACCCGCGGCCGGGGAACGTCGCGTTCTCACCGATCCGGAGGTGGCCCCATGA
- the kaiB gene encoding circadian clock protein KaiB, giving the protein MSPRKTYILKLYVAGNTPNSMRALKTLRNILETEFKGVYALKVIDVLKNPQLAEEDKILATPTLSKILPPPVRRIIGDLSDRERVLIGLDLLYDELTDNNLTSSLMDALEEAETGESDS; this is encoded by the coding sequence ATGAGCCCACGCAAGACTTACATCCTCAAGCTCTACGTGGCCGGCAACACGCCGAACTCCATGAGGGCGCTCAAGACTCTGCGCAACATCCTCGAGACGGAGTTCAAAGGCGTCTATGCCCTGAAAGTGATTGATGTGCTCAAAAACCCGCAGTTGGCGGAGGAGGACAAAATCCTCGCGACACCGACTCTGTCCAAGATCCTCCCGCCACCGGTGCGTCGGATCATCGGCGATTTGTCCGATCGCGAGCGGGTGCTGATCGGTTTGGACCTTCTCTACGACGAACTCACCGATAACAACCTCACCTCATCGTTGATGGATGCGTTGGAAGAGGCGGAGACAGGCGAATCAGATTCTTAA
- the kaiC gene encoding circadian clock protein KaiC: protein MQISSSSGSPQMQVQKLPTGIEGFDDVCHGGLPIGRSTLISGTSGTGKTVFSLHFLHNGVAHFDEPGIFVTFEESPLDILRNAASFGWNLQEMVEQDKLFILDASPDPDGQDVAGSFDLSGLIERINYAIRKYKAKRVAIDSITAVFQQYDAVFVVRREIFRLIARLKEIGVTTVMTTERIDEYGPIARYGVEEFVSDNVVILRNVLEGERRRRTVEILKLRGTTHMKGEFPFTMGAHGISIFPLGAMQLTQRSSNVRISSGVPRLDEMCGGGFFKDSIILATGATGTGKTLLVSNFIEDACRNKERAILFAYEESRAQLLRNGTSWGIDFEQMEQDGLLKIICAYPESTGLEDHLQIIKTEISQFKPSRMAIDSLSALARGVSHNAFRQFVIGVTGYAKQEEIAGFFTNTSEEFMGSHSITDSHISTITDTILLLQYVEIRGEMARAVNVFKMRGSWHDKGIREFVITGNGPQIKDSFSNFERIISGVPNRVSSDERSELARIARGVAPDA, encoded by the coding sequence ATGCAGATCTCCAGCTCCAGTGGTTCTCCACAGATGCAGGTTCAGAAGCTTCCGACAGGGATCGAAGGTTTTGATGATGTGTGTCATGGCGGCCTTCCTATCGGTCGCAGCACGCTGATCAGCGGTACCTCCGGTACTGGCAAAACGGTTTTCTCTCTTCATTTTCTGCACAACGGCGTCGCCCACTTCGACGAACCAGGGATCTTTGTCACCTTCGAAGAGTCGCCGCTCGATATCCTCCGCAATGCCGCCAGCTTCGGTTGGAATCTGCAGGAGATGGTTGAACAGGACAAGCTGTTCATCCTTGATGCTTCTCCCGATCCCGATGGTCAGGATGTGGCCGGAAGTTTCGACCTGTCTGGTCTGATCGAGCGGATCAACTACGCCATTCGCAAATACAAGGCGAAACGGGTGGCGATCGATTCGATCACCGCGGTGTTTCAGCAATACGACGCAGTGTTCGTTGTCCGTCGCGAGATCTTCCGTTTGATTGCTCGTCTCAAGGAAATCGGGGTCACCACCGTGATGACCACAGAGCGCATCGACGAATATGGGCCGATTGCTCGCTATGGGGTTGAAGAGTTCGTCTCTGACAACGTGGTGATTCTGCGCAATGTGCTCGAAGGAGAACGCCGGCGGCGCACCGTGGAGATTCTCAAGCTGCGCGGCACCACGCACATGAAGGGAGAGTTCCCATTCACGATGGGTGCGCATGGGATCAGCATCTTTCCGCTTGGTGCCATGCAACTCACCCAGCGCTCCTCCAATGTGCGGATCAGTTCGGGCGTTCCCCGTCTCGATGAGATGTGCGGCGGGGGATTCTTCAAAGACTCGATCATTCTCGCCACCGGAGCCACGGGTACTGGAAAGACCCTGCTGGTCTCGAATTTCATCGAGGATGCTTGCCGCAATAAAGAACGCGCCATCTTGTTCGCTTATGAGGAGTCGCGTGCTCAGCTGCTCCGTAACGGCACCAGCTGGGGCATCGATTTCGAACAGATGGAGCAGGACGGTCTGCTCAAGATCATCTGCGCTTATCCGGAATCGACGGGCCTCGAGGATCACCTGCAGATCATCAAGACGGAGATCAGTCAGTTCAAGCCTTCACGGATGGCGATTGACTCCTTGTCTGCTCTCGCTCGCGGCGTCAGCCATAACGCCTTCCGTCAATTCGTCATCGGCGTGACCGGATACGCGAAACAGGAAGAAATCGCTGGCTTCTTCACGAACACCTCCGAGGAGTTCATGGGCAGCCATTCGATTACTGACTCGCACATCTCCACCATTACCGACACGATTTTGCTGTTGCAGTACGTGGAGATCCGTGGAGAAATGGCCCGCGCAGTCAACGTGTTCAAGATGCGTGGTTCCTGGCATGACAAGGGCATCCGTGAATTCGTGATCACCGGCAACGGTCCGCAGATCAAGGATTCCTTCTCCAACTTTGAACGGATCATTTCTGGGGTGCCGAATCGGGTCAGCAGTGATGAGCGCAGTGAACTCGCGCGCATTGCACGCGGCGTCGCTCCCGACGCCTGA
- a CDS encoding bifunctional 2-polyprenyl-6-hydroxyphenol methylase/3-demethylubiquinol 3-O-methyltransferase UbiG, whose product MQPLNASAAVDIQEFLENGFSVKEHLASYLSLSAADVAERLPQSTEDLAAMHPGAFDPERAADFYEDTVGTGHLFELAAWHLSSADYIADTLRLQQQFAHGDVLDFGGGIGTHALAAAGLESVRHVWFVDLNPQNRAFVQDRAFRLGLQERVSVHRDLDSLPGRRFDTVVCLDVLEHLPDPSAQLMEFHRRLTPGGRALLNWYFFKGHDGEYPFHFDEPQLVEDFFLCLQSRFLELFHPLLITTRVYRPLENV is encoded by the coding sequence ATGCAGCCACTTAATGCCTCCGCTGCTGTGGATATTCAGGAGTTTCTCGAGAATGGCTTCTCCGTGAAGGAGCATCTGGCGTCTTATCTGTCGCTCTCAGCGGCGGATGTTGCCGAGCGATTGCCCCAGAGCACGGAGGATCTGGCGGCGATGCATCCGGGAGCTTTTGACCCCGAGCGAGCTGCTGATTTCTATGAGGACACCGTTGGCACGGGCCATTTGTTCGAATTGGCAGCATGGCATCTCAGCAGTGCCGACTACATCGCCGACACCTTGCGGCTGCAGCAGCAGTTTGCGCATGGTGACGTGCTTGATTTTGGAGGCGGGATCGGAACGCATGCTCTGGCTGCAGCGGGGCTGGAGAGCGTTCGGCATGTCTGGTTTGTCGATCTCAATCCACAGAACCGTGCATTCGTGCAGGATCGTGCATTCCGTCTGGGACTTCAGGAGCGTGTGAGTGTCCATCGCGATCTCGACAGCCTTCCGGGGCGGCGTTTCGACACGGTGGTTTGCCTTGATGTGTTGGAACACCTCCCCGACCCCTCGGCGCAGCTCATGGAGTTTCACCGCCGCCTCACTCCCGGCGGTCGGGCACTACTCAACTGGTATTTCTTCAAAGGGCATGACGGTGAGTACCCCTTCCATTTCGATGAACCGCAGTTGGTGGAGGACTTTTTCCTCTGCCTTCAGAGTCGTTTCCTCGAGCTGTTTCATCCCTTGCTGATCACAACAAGGGTCTACCGTCCGCTTGAGAACGTCTAG
- a CDS encoding ATP-binding protein, translating to MASDPATAQNEAPAEWATPIAGAEQTTTRGFWPQARSWWAEFSLQTKLLAVATLVVSLMMTGITFFALNGIQRDTAMNDTRYARDLGLLLAGNVSELVAEGRDRELANVTETFWRSSRSLRYIFFADPDGIVYLGIPVSGSDDASNADLRLSRRLELPDELRNRTQNPLVRQHMTPQGQVTDVFVPLVENNNYLGVLALGVNPNETALASAALTREVTVAVFISIWVLVILGAVFNALTITRPVKELLRGVRSIGDGDFRARIGLPMGGELGELLDGFNAMASQLQDYDAANIEELQAAQVKQASLIATMADGAVLLDGDGRIVLVNPTARRLFRWEGRNLEGQDFLNELPELLSVELHDPLDAVFSKQTDTNELRSSVGDPPRTLRFVIQAVREPSGDTLKGIAVTIQDLTREVELNAAQSRFISNVSHELRTPLFNIKSYVETLHDMGDQLSEEDRKEFLGVANSETDRLTRLVNDVLDLSRLESNRVVQFSPVDLRPGLEQALRSYQLNASDKQVELSLEADRDLPDVLGNWDLILQVLDNLIGNALKFSRSGGRLTVRAYTWPDSCQMTPSEAEIHSNDGPTCTLSSPLPKIRVEVCDTGYGISEESQQRIFERFYRVENAVHTEVGTGLGLSIVRGILEKHGSMISMASEPDVGTTFWFELPLAQEDPEELRWKAERQSDDERLALTQNTES from the coding sequence ATGGCCAGCGATCCAGCCACGGCTCAGAACGAGGCCCCTGCGGAATGGGCAACTCCAATCGCCGGAGCTGAGCAAACAACCACGAGGGGGTTTTGGCCGCAGGCCCGCTCCTGGTGGGCCGAATTCAGCCTTCAGACCAAACTGCTAGCTGTGGCCACCCTGGTGGTGAGCCTGATGATGACGGGCATCACCTTCTTCGCGCTGAATGGAATTCAGCGCGACACGGCGATGAACGACACCCGTTATGCGAGGGATCTAGGCCTGCTGCTGGCGGGCAATGTCAGCGAGCTGGTGGCTGAAGGTCGTGATCGCGAACTCGCCAATGTCACGGAAACCTTCTGGCGCTCGAGCAGAAGCCTCCGCTACATCTTTTTCGCCGACCCTGACGGCATTGTCTATCTGGGTATTCCCGTCAGCGGCAGTGATGATGCCAGCAATGCAGATCTGCGCCTGAGCCGGCGTCTGGAACTGCCTGATGAACTGCGCAACCGAACTCAGAATCCGTTGGTCCGCCAGCACATGACGCCCCAGGGGCAAGTCACGGATGTGTTCGTGCCGCTGGTGGAGAACAACAACTACCTCGGCGTGCTGGCTCTTGGCGTCAACCCTAATGAGACAGCTCTCGCCAGTGCCGCCCTCACCCGTGAGGTCACGGTGGCTGTGTTCATCTCAATCTGGGTTCTGGTGATTCTGGGCGCTGTTTTTAACGCGCTGACCATCACGCGTCCGGTCAAGGAGCTATTGAGAGGCGTCCGATCAATTGGTGATGGTGACTTCCGCGCTCGCATCGGCCTACCGATGGGTGGCGAATTGGGAGAACTGTTGGATGGCTTCAACGCCATGGCCTCACAGCTGCAGGACTATGACGCCGCGAACATCGAAGAACTACAGGCAGCTCAGGTCAAACAGGCGTCGCTGATCGCCACCATGGCCGACGGCGCGGTGCTGCTCGACGGTGATGGTCGCATCGTGCTCGTCAACCCGACGGCGCGACGCTTGTTCCGCTGGGAAGGTCGCAATCTCGAAGGCCAAGACTTTCTCAATGAGCTGCCGGAACTGCTGTCCGTTGAATTGCATGATCCGCTCGATGCCGTGTTCTCCAAGCAAACAGACACCAACGAGCTGCGCAGCAGTGTTGGCGATCCACCGAGGACCCTGCGTTTCGTGATCCAGGCGGTGCGCGAACCCAGCGGCGACACCCTCAAGGGCATCGCCGTCACCATCCAGGACCTCACACGGGAAGTTGAGCTGAATGCCGCTCAGAGCCGTTTCATCAGCAACGTCTCCCACGAACTACGCACACCGTTGTTCAACATCAAGAGTTACGTGGAGACTCTCCACGACATGGGAGACCAGCTCAGCGAAGAGGATCGAAAAGAATTTCTGGGCGTTGCCAATTCGGAGACAGATCGCCTCACCCGACTCGTGAACGACGTTCTCGATCTGTCCAGGCTGGAATCCAATCGCGTTGTGCAGTTTTCTCCAGTCGATCTCCGTCCTGGCCTGGAGCAAGCCCTGCGCAGCTATCAACTCAACGCGAGCGACAAGCAGGTTGAGCTGAGCCTGGAAGCTGACCGCGACCTCCCCGATGTTCTGGGTAACTGGGACCTGATCCTGCAGGTGCTCGACAATCTGATCGGCAATGCTCTGAAGTTCAGTCGCAGCGGCGGACGATTAACGGTCAGGGCTTACACCTGGCCAGACAGCTGTCAGATGACACCTTCGGAAGCAGAGATCCACAGCAACGATGGGCCCACCTGCACCCTGAGTTCACCATTGCCGAAGATCCGGGTTGAAGTCTGTGACACCGGCTATGGCATCAGTGAAGAAAGCCAGCAACGCATCTTTGAGCGCTTTTACCGGGTTGAGAATGCTGTTCACACCGAGGTGGGCACTGGCCTTGGACTGTCGATCGTTCGAGGCATCCTCGAAAAACACGGCAGCATGATCTCAATGGCCAGTGAGCCTGACGTTGGCACCACATTTTGGTTTGAGCTGCCGCTAGCTCAGGAAGACCCTGAGGAGTTGAGGTGGAAAGCTGAACGCCAAAGTGACGACGAACGCCTGGCTTTGACGCAGAACACAGAAAGCTGA
- the rpmA gene encoding 50S ribosomal protein L27: MAHKKGTGSTRNGRDSNSKRLGVKAYGGESVTAGSILIRQRGTSVLPGVNVGHGKDDTLFALTDGVVKFETIKRGLRNRKRINITAAV, encoded by the coding sequence ATGGCTCATAAGAAAGGCACAGGTTCAACACGTAACGGCCGCGATTCCAATTCCAAGCGTCTCGGCGTGAAGGCTTACGGCGGAGAATCCGTCACCGCCGGCTCCATCCTGATCCGTCAGCGCGGCACCTCAGTGCTGCCTGGAGTCAATGTGGGTCACGGCAAAGATGACACTCTCTTTGCTCTAACCGATGGCGTCGTAAAGTTCGAGACGATTAAGCGCGGTCTGCGCAATCGCAAGCGCATCAACATCACAGCGGCGGTCTGA
- the truB gene encoding tRNA pseudouridine(55) synthase TruB — protein sequence MACTLTAPIGFAVIDKPAGLTSHACVARIRRLLGIRRVGHGGTLDPAVTGVLPIAVGQATRLLPYLPGEKTYRGVIQLGISTNTDDLQGEELSRQSVPDLASETLDQTLSLFRGAIRQQPPQVSAVHVDGERAYARARRGEQMELAARSVTIHQLHLLAWDAALAQLSVEVHCSAGTYIRSLARDLGAALGCGGCLASLRRTQALGFHDHQAVPLPDAPDVVGQGEITLLRPELALPHLPQRLLTASEQLDWSCGRRITPGISGTADAVVILSEGGRMLGLGVPDAEDGLKPKVVFEARG from the coding sequence ATGGCTTGCACCTTGACTGCGCCTATCGGCTTCGCCGTCATTGACAAGCCTGCTGGGCTCACCTCCCATGCCTGCGTCGCACGCATTAGGCGGCTGCTGGGCATCCGCAGGGTTGGTCATGGCGGCACTCTGGATCCAGCGGTGACAGGCGTGCTGCCGATCGCCGTGGGACAGGCGACACGACTGTTGCCGTACCTACCTGGTGAGAAAACCTATCGAGGCGTGATCCAGCTAGGGATCAGCACCAACACCGACGACCTGCAAGGTGAGGAACTGTCCAGACAATCCGTCCCCGATCTGGCCTCAGAAACACTGGATCAGACACTCAGTCTGTTCCGCGGCGCCATTCGCCAACAGCCCCCTCAGGTTTCAGCGGTCCACGTGGATGGTGAGCGTGCTTATGCCAGGGCCCGTCGCGGCGAGCAGATGGAGCTTGCAGCACGGTCTGTGACCATTCATCAACTGCATCTCTTGGCATGGGATGCTGCACTAGCCCAGTTGAGCGTGGAGGTGCACTGCTCAGCAGGCACCTACATCCGTTCACTGGCCAGAGATCTCGGAGCAGCACTCGGATGCGGAGGTTGTCTGGCCAGTCTCAGGCGGACCCAGGCCCTCGGCTTCCATGACCACCAGGCGGTACCTCTGCCTGATGCTCCAGACGTGGTCGGCCAAGGCGAAATCACCTTGCTTCGGCCGGAGCTGGCCTTGCCTCATCTGCCTCAGCGCCTGCTCACTGCGAGCGAACAGCTGGACTGGAGCTGTGGGCGCAGGATCACTCCTGGCATCAGCGGCACGGCGGATGCTGTGGTCATTCTCAGTGAGGGTGGGCGCATGCTCGGACTCGGCGTGCCCGATGCAGAAGATGGTCTGAAACCGAAGGTGGTGTTTGAAGCTCGGGGCTGA